The DNA segment GCGATACCGCCGCCGAGCTTCGCGAGACGCTCCTGGAGCTTCTCCTTGTCCCAGTCGGAGTCGGACGCCTCGATCTCCTTGCGGATCTGGGCGACCCGGTCGGCGACGTCGGAGCTGTTGCCGCCGCCGTCGACGATCGTGGTGTTCTCCTTGTCGACGACGATCCGCCGGGCGCTGCCCAGCGACTCGATGCCGACCTGGTCGAGCTTGTAACCGAGCTCGGGGGCGATCAGCTCGCCACCGGTCGCGATCGCGAGGTCCTGCAGGATCGCCTTGCGGCGGTCACCGAAGCCCGGCGCCTTCACCGCGGCGACCTTGATGGTCTTGCGGAGCGCGTTCACCACGAGGGTGGAGAGGGCCTGGCCCTCGACGTCCTCGGCGACGATGAGCAGCGGCTTGCCGGCCTGCAGCACCTTCTCCAGCAGCGGGAGCAGCTCCTCGATGCTGGAGATCTTCTGCGTGGTCAGCAGGATGTAGGCGTCCTCGAGGACGACCTCCTGCGACTCCGCGTCGGTCACGAAGTTCGGCGAGATGAAGCCCTTGTCGAACTGCAGACCCTCGGTGATGTCGAGCTCGGTCAGCATGGCCGAGCCCTCCTCGACGGTGATGACACCGTCGCGGCCGACCCGGTCCATCGCCTCGGCGATCAGCTCGCCGATGGTGGCGTCCTGGGCCGAGATGGTGGCCACGTTCGCGATCGCCTTGTGGTCGGCGACCTCGACGGCCTTGGCCAGCAGCGCCTTGGACACGGCCTCCGAGGCCTTGTCCATGCCGCGCTTGAGGCCGATCGGGTTGGCGCCCGCGGTCACGTTGCGCAGGCCCTCACGGACCAGCGCCTGCGCGAGCACGGTCGCGGTGGTGGTCCCGTCGCCGGCGACGTCGTTGGTCTTCGTCGCCACCTCCTTGACGAGCTGCGCGCCAAGGTTCTCGTACGGGTCGGTGAGCTCGATCTCCTTGGCGATGGTCACACCATCGTTGGTGATCGTGGGAGCACCGAACTTCTTGTCCAGGACGACGTTGCGACCGCGCGGCCCGAGGGTGACCTTGACCGTGTCGGCGAGGGTGTTGACCCCGTGCTCCAGCAGGTGCCGGGCGTCGTCAGAGAAACTGAGAATCTTCGCCATTTATGGTCCCTTCACGCACCAGCGCCCTGCCCCGAGCTATCGGAACAGGGCGCAGGCGCAATCAGTTAGGTCTTACTTCTCGATGACCGCGAGGACGTCGCGGGCGGAGAGCACCAGGTACTCCTCGCCGGCGTACTTGACCTCGGTGCCGCCGTACTTCGAGTAGAGGACCACGTCGCCGACCTTGACGTCGAGCGGAACCCGGTTCCCCTTGTCGTCGATCCGGCCGGGGCCGACAGCCAGGACGGTGCCCTCCTGGGGCTTCTCCTTGGCGGTGTCGGGGATCACGATGCCGGAAGCGGTCGTGGTCTCAGCCTCGTTCGCCTGGACCACGATGCGGTCCTCGAGCGGCTTGATCGCAACCTTTGTCGCGGTAGTCACGGGCATACCCTCCTGGGTACAGGTTTCGCCGGCCATGAAACAGGCCGGTCAGATGCCTCATGCCACCGGGCGGGGCCGTCGTCGCGGGTGCCGGTCCGCCTGGTGCCTGACCGCACGGACGGGCCGCGCAGCTGGCACCCTCATGTTGAGAGTGCTAACCGGAGACTATTCCGGAACTAGCACTCCGTCAACCAGAGTGCCAGCCTGTCACGCCAGGGAGAATGCCTGTGTGACCCCTGAGCTGCTCTCCCGCTTGCGAACCCCTGCCGGAGCCGAAGCCCTGGCCGTGGCGGCCGAGGTCGATGGCGCCGAACCACTCGCCGCGGCCTCGGCCGTGCGTGCCCGGGGCATCGGCGCGGAGCTCGCCGCCGCCGCCTTGACCCAGGCTAGTTTGCGCGGGCGCGCGGCGATGAAATTCGGGCCGGACGCCGCCCGGATGTTCTTCACCAGGCCCGGCCTGGAACAGGCGACCCGGGCCGAGGTCGCGGCGCGCCGGGCCGGGCGTCTCGCCGAGGCCGGCGTCACCTCGATCGCCGACCTCGGCTGCGGCCTGGGCACCGACGCGTTCGCGGCGGCCCGCCGCGGCATCCGGGTGCACGCGGTCGACGCCGACCCGCTGACCGCCGCGGTCGCCGCCGCCAACGCCGAAGCCCTCGGTCTGGCCGATCTGGTCACCGTGACGTGCGCGGACGCCACCACCGTCGAGGTGGAACGATTCGACGCGGTCTTCGCCGACCCGGCCCGGCGCCAGGCCGGCCGCGGCCGGGTGTTCGACCCGAAGTCGTACTCGCCGCCGTGGGACTTCGTGGCGGCCCTGCCCGAGCGGGTGCCGCGGACCGTGCTGAAGCTCGCACCCGGCATCGACCACGCGCTGCTGCCGCCGGGCGCCGAGGGGGAGTGGGTGAGCGTCGGCGGCGATCTGGTCGAGGCGGCGTTCTGGTGCGGGCCGCTGGCGTCGGCGCCGCGCCGGGCCACGCTGCTCGGGCGCGAGCACGCCGAACTGACCGGCTCGGGCGTGGAGGTCGCGCCGGTCGGGGCGGTCGGCGGATATCTCTACGACCCGGATCCGGCCGTGGTCCGCTCGCACCTGGTGGCCGAGTTCGCCGCCGGGGTCGGCGGCCGGCTGGGCGACCCGGAGATCGCCTACGTCTACACCGACGAGCCGGTGGACACCCCGTACGCACGGCGTCTCGCTGTCACGGACGTGCTGCCGTTCTCACTGAAGCGGCTCCGCGCCCTGCTCCGCGAGCGGGGCGTCGGCCGACTGGAGATCCGCAAGCGCGGCTCCGCCCTCGTACCGGATCAATTGCGCAAGGATCTCCGCCTGGCCGGGCCGAACGGCGCCGGGCTGGTGCTGACCCGGGTGGCGGGCGCGCCGGTGGTGCTGATCACCCAGGAAGCCGGCACCCAGTAACTTGCCCTCATGGCGAAGAAAGCGGCCGGGACGCCGGCCACCGTCCTGCTGACTGCCGAGCGGATCGCACACACCCTGCATCCGTACGAGGTGTCCCCGGACGCTCCGAACTACGGCGCCCTGGTCGCCGAGTTCCTCGGGGTCGAGCCCGCCCGGCTGTTCAAGACGCTGATCGCCGAGGTCGACGGCAAGCTCGTGGTCGGCGTGGTGCCGGTGACCGGTGATCTCGACCTCAAGGCGCTCGCCCAGGCGGCCGGCGGCAAGCGCGCGACCCTCGCCGATCGGGCTGCCGCCGAGCGGAGCAGTGGTTACGTCCGCGGTGGCATCAGCCCGCTCGGTCAGCGCCGCCGGCTGCCGACCGTGATCGACGACACCGCGCCGGGTCTCGACCTGATGTACGTCTCGGCGGGCCGCCGTGGCCTCCAGGTCTCCCTCGCGCCGGCCGACCTGATCCGCCTGACCAGCGCGACAGTGGCGCCGATCCGGGGCTGAGCGGCGGCATCTTAGCTTCCGGGCGGATACGTCCCTTCCCCCGGTATCCGCAAACTCGGAACACATATCTCACTCAGCGTTATCTCCGTGTGTCTTCCGGAGGGTTTTATGGGCGCCGAGGTACCCGCTGGTAACCGACTCGTGTTGCCGGATTGTTATCCCTCGTTACGAGATAGATCTCCGTTGCGGCTTGTGTTCTCGGCCACCGTCGGAATACGTTGCCGGGCACAACAAACCGGTTCCTCATCCATCGGCGTCACAGGGCGAGCGTCCCCTCAACGGCCGCAAACCCTGACAAATCCGAACCAAGGCCCCGGATTTACCCCCCGAAAGGACATAAGGGATGCGTAAGGGACTGTTCGCCCTTGCCGCGGTCGGCCTGCTGGCCACCGGAAGCATGGCCGCGTGCGGCAGCGACAGCGGCGACACCGCCGCCCCCGGCGGCAGCGGCGACAGCGGCTCCAAGGCCGGCAAGGTCGGCGTGATCCTGCCCGACACCAAGAGCTCCGCTCGCTGGGCGACCGCTGACCTGAAGTACCTCACCGAAGCCTTCAAGGCGGCCGGTGTGGAGGCTGACATCCAGAACGCCCAGGGTGACAAGACCCAGTTCCAGACGATCGCGGACGGCATGATCGCCAGCGGCGTCAAGGTTCTGATGATCGTCAACCTGGACTCCGGCACCGGCAAGGCCGTGCTGGACAAGGCGAAGTCGTCGGGCATCGCGACGATCGACTACGACCGCCTCACCCTGAACGGTGGCGCCGACTACTACGTGTCGTTCGACAACGTCGAGGTCGGCAAGCTCCAGGGCCAGGGTCTGATCGACTGCCTGACCGAGAAGAAGGTGACCAAGCCGGTCGTCGCGTACCTGAACGGTTCGCCGACCGACAACAACGCCACCCTCTTCAAGGAGGGCTACGACTCGATCCTGAAGCCCAAGTTCGACGCGAACGAGTACGTCAAGGGTCCGGACCAGGACGTTCCGGACTGGGACAACGTTCAGGGCGGCACGCTCTTCGAGCAGATGCTGACCACGAACAAGGACATCAAGGGTGTCCTCGCCGCCAACGACGGCCTCGGCAACGCGGCCATCCAGGTGCTGAAGAAGAACAAGCTGAACGGCCAGGTCCCGGTCACCGGCCAGGACGCCACCGTTCAGGGTCTTCAGAACATCCTCGTCGGCGACCAGTGCATGACGGTCTACAAGGCCATCAAGCAGGAGGCGGACGCCGCTTCCGAGCTGGCGATCGCGCTGGCCAAGGGCGAGGCCCCGACCTCGGCGACCGGCACCGTGACCGACCCGGAGTCCAAGAAGGACGTCAAGTCGGTGCTG comes from the Actinoplanes sp. OR16 genome and includes:
- the ybaK gene encoding Cys-tRNA(Pro) deacylase, which codes for MAKKAAGTPATVLLTAERIAHTLHPYEVSPDAPNYGALVAEFLGVEPARLFKTLIAEVDGKLVVGVVPVTGDLDLKALAQAAGGKRATLADRAAAERSSGYVRGGISPLGQRRRLPTVIDDTAPGLDLMYVSAGRRGLQVSLAPADLIRLTSATVAPIRG
- the groES gene encoding co-chaperone GroES; its protein translation is MPVTTATKVAIKPLEDRIVVQANEAETTTASGIVIPDTAKEKPQEGTVLAVGPGRIDDKGNRVPLDVKVGDVVLYSKYGGTEVKYAGEEYLVLSARDVLAVIEK
- a CDS encoding class I SAM-dependent methyltransferase, with the protein product MTPELLSRLRTPAGAEALAVAAEVDGAEPLAAASAVRARGIGAELAAAALTQASLRGRAAMKFGPDAARMFFTRPGLEQATRAEVAARRAGRLAEAGVTSIADLGCGLGTDAFAAARRGIRVHAVDADPLTAAVAAANAEALGLADLVTVTCADATTVEVERFDAVFADPARRQAGRGRVFDPKSYSPPWDFVAALPERVPRTVLKLAPGIDHALLPPGAEGEWVSVGGDLVEAAFWCGPLASAPRRATLLGREHAELTGSGVEVAPVGAVGGYLYDPDPAVVRSHLVAEFAAGVGGRLGDPEIAYVYTDEPVDTPYARRLAVTDVLPFSLKRLRALLRERGVGRLEIRKRGSALVPDQLRKDLRLAGPNGAGLVLTRVAGAPVVLITQEAGTQ
- a CDS encoding sugar ABC transporter substrate-binding protein; this translates as MRKGLFALAAVGLLATGSMAACGSDSGDTAAPGGSGDSGSKAGKVGVILPDTKSSARWATADLKYLTEAFKAAGVEADIQNAQGDKTQFQTIADGMIASGVKVLMIVNLDSGTGKAVLDKAKSSGIATIDYDRLTLNGGADYYVSFDNVEVGKLQGQGLIDCLTEKKVTKPVVAYLNGSPTDNNATLFKEGYDSILKPKFDANEYVKGPDQDVPDWDNVQGGTLFEQMLTTNKDIKGVLAANDGLGNAAIQVLKKNKLNGQVPVTGQDATVQGLQNILVGDQCMTVYKAIKQEADAASELAIALAKGEAPTSATGTVTDPESKKDVKSVLLKPQSITKANVKDVVADGFVTKEELCTADFAKACTDAGIS
- the groL gene encoding chaperonin GroEL (60 kDa chaperone family; promotes refolding of misfolded polypeptides especially under stressful conditions; forms two stacked rings of heptamers to form a barrel-shaped 14mer; ends can be capped by GroES; misfolded proteins enter the barrel where they are refolded when GroES binds) — encoded protein: MAKILSFSDDARHLLEHGVNTLADTVKVTLGPRGRNVVLDKKFGAPTITNDGVTIAKEIELTDPYENLGAQLVKEVATKTNDVAGDGTTTATVLAQALVREGLRNVTAGANPIGLKRGMDKASEAVSKALLAKAVEVADHKAIANVATISAQDATIGELIAEAMDRVGRDGVITVEEGSAMLTELDITEGLQFDKGFISPNFVTDAESQEVVLEDAYILLTTQKISSIEELLPLLEKVLQAGKPLLIVAEDVEGQALSTLVVNALRKTIKVAAVKAPGFGDRRKAILQDLAIATGGELIAPELGYKLDQVGIESLGSARRIVVDKENTTIVDGGGNSSDVADRVAQIRKEIEASDSDWDKEKLQERLAKLGGGIAVIKVGAATEVEMKERKHRIEDAIAATKAAVEEGTVPGGGAALAQVAKELDGGLGLTGEEAIGVAIVRKALVEPLRWIAQNAGHDGYVVVGKVGELGWGHGLNAATDEYVDLAAAGIIDPVKVTRNAVSNAVSIAGLLLTTESLVVEKPAEAAPAAAGGHGHSHGGHGHQHGPGF